In the genome of Cronobacter malonaticus LMG 23826, one region contains:
- a CDS encoding PQQ-dependent sugar dehydrogenase, with translation MPLRSPRLLALLLVVSASAAALPAKVDVLADNLENPWSLAFLPDNQGMLITLRGGELKRWQPGKGLSAAISGVPTVWHQGQGGLLDVVLAPDFNESRRVWLSYAEGGSDGKAGTAVGYGRLSDDMQRLENFKVVFRQQPKLSVGNHFGGRMAFDGKGHLFIALGENNQRPTAQDLDKLQGKVVRLTENGDVPKDNPFVGKQGVRPEIWSYGIRNPQGLALNPWSQTIWLNEHGPKGGDEINIPEAGKNYGWPLATWGINYSGEPIPEAKGGEAPGTEQPLFYWKVSPAVSGMAFYNADKFPQWKNKLFIGALKEQNLIQLSVNGKKVTEDGRLLEKENKRIRDVRVGPDGFLYVLTDETDGQLLKVSPAS, from the coding sequence ATGCCGCTACGCTCGCCACGTTTACTCGCTCTGCTGCTCGTTGTGAGCGCCTCCGCCGCCGCGCTGCCTGCAAAGGTGGATGTGCTTGCCGATAATCTCGAAAACCCGTGGTCGCTGGCGTTTCTGCCGGATAACCAGGGCATGCTGATAACGCTTCGCGGCGGCGAGCTGAAACGCTGGCAGCCGGGTAAAGGGCTTTCCGCCGCCATCTCCGGCGTGCCGACGGTCTGGCATCAAGGGCAGGGCGGACTGCTGGACGTGGTGCTGGCGCCCGATTTTAACGAGAGTCGCCGCGTCTGGCTGAGCTATGCCGAAGGCGGCAGCGACGGTAAAGCGGGCACCGCGGTGGGTTACGGGCGGCTTAGCGACGATATGCAGCGGCTGGAAAATTTTAAGGTCGTGTTCCGCCAGCAGCCGAAGCTCTCGGTGGGCAACCATTTTGGCGGGCGTATGGCGTTTGATGGTAAAGGGCATCTGTTCATTGCGCTCGGCGAGAATAACCAGCGCCCGACGGCGCAGGATCTCGATAAGCTTCAGGGCAAAGTGGTGCGTCTTACGGAAAATGGCGACGTGCCGAAGGATAACCCGTTTGTCGGCAAACAGGGCGTGCGCCCGGAGATCTGGTCTTACGGCATTCGCAACCCGCAGGGCCTGGCGCTCAACCCCTGGAGCCAGACGATATGGCTTAACGAGCACGGCCCGAAAGGCGGCGATGAAATCAATATTCCCGAAGCGGGCAAAAACTACGGCTGGCCGCTCGCCACCTGGGGCATCAATTACAGCGGCGAGCCTATTCCGGAGGCCAAAGGCGGCGAAGCGCCGGGCACCGAACAGCCGCTGTTCTACTGGAAAGTCTCGCCCGCGGTGAGCGGCATGGCGTTTTATAACGCTGATAAATTTCCGCAGTGGAAAAACAAGCTGTTTATCGGCGCGCTCAAGGAGCAGAACCTGATTCAGCTGTCGGTGAACGGCAAAAAGGTGACGGAAGATGGCCGACTGCTGGAGAAAGAGAATAAACGCATTCGCGACGTGCGCGTCGGGCCGGACGGCTTCCTGTATGTGCTGACCGACGAAACCGACGGTCAGCTACTGAAAGTCAGCCCGGCGTCGTGA
- the rimO gene encoding 30S ribosomal protein S12 methylthiotransferase RimO has protein sequence MSNVMQQPKIGFVSLGCPKNLVDSERILTELRTEGYDVVPRYDDADMVIVNTCGFIDSAVQESLEAIGEALNENGKVIVTGCLGAKEDQIREVHPKVLEITGPHSYEQVLQHVHHYVPKPKHNPFLSLVPEQGVKLTPRHYAYLKISEGCNHRCTFCIIPSMRGDLDSRPIGDVLAEAKRLVEAGVKELLVISQDTSAYGVDVKHRTGFWNGSPVKTSMVSLCEQLAKLGVWVRLHYVYPYPHVDDVIPLMAEGKILPYLDIPLQHASPRILKLMKRPGSVDRQLARIKQWREICPELTLRSTFIVGFPGETEEDFQMLLDFLKEARLDRVGCFKYSPVEGATANDLPDQVPEEVKEERWNRFMALQQQISAERLQEKVGREILVIIDEVDEEGAIGRSMADAPEIDGAVYLNGETKLKPGDVVRVKVENADEYDLWGSLV, from the coding sequence ATGAGCAATGTAATGCAGCAGCCAAAGATCGGCTTCGTTTCGCTGGGCTGCCCAAAAAACCTAGTGGACTCTGAGCGCATCCTGACAGAGCTTCGCACCGAGGGCTATGACGTGGTGCCACGCTATGACGACGCCGATATGGTTATCGTCAACACCTGCGGTTTTATCGACAGCGCGGTGCAGGAGTCGCTGGAGGCGATCGGCGAGGCGCTGAATGAAAACGGCAAGGTGATTGTCACCGGCTGTCTCGGCGCGAAAGAAGACCAGATCCGCGAAGTGCACCCGAAAGTGCTGGAGATCACCGGGCCGCACAGCTACGAGCAGGTGCTGCAACATGTTCATCACTATGTGCCGAAGCCGAAGCACAACCCGTTCCTGAGCCTCGTGCCGGAACAGGGGGTGAAGCTGACGCCGCGCCACTACGCCTACCTGAAAATTTCTGAAGGCTGTAACCATCGCTGCACCTTCTGCATTATCCCGTCGATGCGCGGCGATCTCGACAGCCGCCCGATTGGCGACGTGCTGGCCGAGGCCAAACGTCTGGTGGAAGCAGGCGTTAAAGAACTGCTGGTGATTTCGCAGGACACCTCCGCTTACGGCGTGGACGTGAAACACCGCACCGGCTTCTGGAACGGCTCCCCGGTTAAAACCAGCATGGTGAGCCTGTGCGAACAGCTCGCGAAGCTCGGCGTCTGGGTGCGTCTGCATTACGTCTACCCGTACCCGCACGTGGACGATGTGATTCCGCTGATGGCGGAAGGCAAAATCCTGCCGTACCTGGATATCCCGTTACAGCACGCCAGCCCGCGTATTCTGAAGCTGATGAAGCGTCCGGGTTCGGTAGACCGCCAGCTGGCGCGCATTAAGCAGTGGCGCGAGATCTGCCCGGAGCTGACCCTGCGCTCGACGTTTATTGTCGGCTTCCCTGGCGAAACCGAAGAAGATTTCCAGATGCTGCTCGATTTCCTGAAAGAGGCGCGTCTGGATCGCGTGGGCTGCTTTAAGTACAGCCCGGTTGAAGGCGCCACCGCCAACGATCTGCCGGATCAGGTGCCGGAAGAGGTGAAAGAAGAGCGCTGGAACCGCTTTATGGCGTTGCAGCAGCAGATTTCCGCCGAGCGCCTGCAGGAGAAAGTGGGCCGCGAGATCCTGGTCATCATAGATGAAGTGGACGAGGAAGGCGCGATTGGCCGCAGCATGGCGGATGCCCCGGAAATCGACGGCGCGGTGTACCTGAACGGTGAAACCAAACTGAAGCCAGGCGATGTGGTGCGCGTGAAGGTGGAGAACGCCGACGAGTATGATCTGTGGGGAAGCCTGGTATAA
- the gsiD gene encoding glutathione ABC transporter permease GsiD produces MRLFNWRRQAILNGLPTVRPQQTRTPWHEFWHRLKRQPVALVAGGFVLLLIALALFAPWIAPFDAENYFDYDRLNEGPSMVHWFGVDSLGRDIFSRVIVGARISLAAGVFAVLTGAIIGTVLGLLAGFYEGWWDRVIMRICDVLFAFPGILLAIAVVAVMGSGMANVIIAVAIFSIPAFARLVRGNTLVLKHQTFIESARSIGASDATILFRHILPGTVSSIVVYFTMRIGTSIISAASLSFLGLGAQPPTPEWGAMLNEARADMVMAPHVAIFPSLAIFLTVLAFNLLGDGLRDALDPKIKG; encoded by the coding sequence ATGCGACTTTTCAACTGGCGCCGACAGGCGATTTTAAACGGCCTGCCCACCGTTCGCCCGCAGCAGACGCGCACGCCGTGGCACGAATTCTGGCATCGCCTGAAGCGCCAGCCGGTCGCGCTGGTGGCGGGCGGCTTTGTGTTGCTGCTCATCGCGCTGGCGCTGTTCGCGCCGTGGATTGCGCCGTTCGACGCCGAAAATTATTTCGATTACGACCGCCTGAATGAAGGGCCGTCGATGGTGCACTGGTTCGGCGTCGATTCGCTGGGGCGCGATATTTTCAGCCGCGTGATCGTCGGCGCGCGGATTTCGCTCGCCGCCGGGGTGTTTGCGGTGCTGACAGGCGCGATTATCGGTACTGTGCTGGGGCTGCTGGCGGGCTTTTACGAAGGCTGGTGGGACCGCGTGATCATGCGCATCTGCGACGTGCTGTTCGCCTTCCCGGGCATTTTGCTCGCCATCGCCGTGGTGGCAGTGATGGGCAGCGGGATGGCGAACGTTATTATCGCCGTGGCGATTTTCAGTATCCCGGCCTTTGCCCGCCTCGTGCGCGGCAATACGCTGGTGCTGAAGCATCAGACCTTTATCGAATCGGCGCGTAGTATCGGGGCGTCTGATGCCACCATTCTGTTCCGGCATATCCTGCCGGGCACGGTGTCGTCGATTGTGGTCTATTTCACCATGCGCATCGGCACGTCGATTATCTCCGCCGCCAGCCTGTCGTTTCTGGGGCTTGGCGCGCAGCCGCCGACGCCGGAGTGGGGGGCGATGTTGAACGAGGCCCGTGCGGATATGGTGATGGCCCCGCACGTGGCGATTTTCCCGAGCCTTGCGATTTTCCTGACGGTGCTGGCATTTAATCTGTTGGGCGACGGGTTGCGCGACGCGCTGGATCCGAAGATTAAGGGGTAG
- the gsiC gene encoding glutathione ABC transporter permease GsiC → MFSYIIKRLLGLIPTLLIVAVLVFLFVHLLPGDPARLVAGPEADAQVIGMVRHQLGLDQPLWQQFWHYISNVVRGDFGTSLVSRRPVSEEIASRFMPTFWLTLASMSWAMVFGLAAGIVAAVWRNRWPDRLSMTLAVSGISFPAFALGMLLMHIFSVQLGWLPTVGADTWRHYILPSLTLGAAVAAVMARFTRASFVDVLGEDYMRTARAKGVSEKWVILKHGLRNAMIPVVTMMGLQFGFLLGGSIVVEKVFNWPGLGRLLVDSVEMRDYPVIQAEVLLFSLEFILINLVVDVLYAAINPAIRYK, encoded by the coding sequence ATGTTTAGCTACATCATAAAACGCCTGCTGGGGCTTATCCCGACGCTGCTCATCGTGGCGGTGCTGGTGTTTTTGTTTGTTCATCTGCTGCCGGGCGATCCGGCGCGCCTCGTCGCCGGGCCTGAGGCCGACGCCCAGGTCATTGGCATGGTGCGCCACCAGCTCGGGCTTGATCAGCCGCTCTGGCAGCAGTTCTGGCACTACATCAGCAACGTGGTGCGCGGCGATTTCGGCACCTCGCTGGTCTCACGCCGTCCGGTCTCGGAAGAGATAGCCAGCCGCTTTATGCCGACTTTCTGGCTGACGCTCGCCAGCATGAGCTGGGCGATGGTGTTCGGGCTCGCCGCCGGGATCGTCGCGGCGGTCTGGCGCAACCGCTGGCCGGATCGTCTGAGCATGACGCTCGCGGTCTCCGGTATTTCATTCCCCGCCTTCGCGCTCGGTATGCTGCTGATGCATATTTTCTCGGTGCAGCTCGGCTGGTTGCCCACCGTGGGCGCCGATACCTGGCGGCACTATATTCTACCATCGCTGACGCTGGGCGCGGCCGTCGCGGCCGTCATGGCGCGTTTCACCCGCGCCTCCTTCGTGGATGTGCTGGGCGAAGACTATATGCGCACCGCCCGCGCCAAAGGGGTGAGCGAAAAGTGGGTTATCCTGAAACATGGCCTGCGCAACGCCATGATCCCGGTCGTCACCATGATGGGGCTACAGTTCGGCTTTCTGCTGGGCGGCTCTATCGTAGTGGAGAAAGTCTTTAACTGGCCGGGGCTGGGGCGTCTGCTGGTCGATTCCGTGGAGATGCGCGACTACCCGGTCATTCAGGCCGAAGTGCTGCTGTTCTCGCTCGAATTTATTCTTATCAACTTAGTGGTGGATGTGCTCTACGCCGCCATTAACCCGGCTATCAGGTACAAGTAA
- the gsiB gene encoding glutathione ABC transporter substrate-binding protein GsiB has translation MTQHIARRWLVAAGLASVLAAAPAFAQKEIVVAVGSSFTTLDPYDANDTLSQQVAKSFYQGLFGLDKSMKVQNVLAESYSVSDDGLVYTIKLRSGVKFQDGTDFNAAAVKVNLDRASNPDNHLKRYNLYKNIASTEAVDPTTVKITLKQPFSAFINILAHPATAMISPAALEKYGKDIGFHPVGTGPYELVTWNPTDFVKVKKNTHYWQPGLPKLDAITWRPVVDNNTRASMLQTGEAQFAFPIPYEQAALLEKNSKLDLVATPSIMQRYISMNVTQKPFDNPKVREAINYAINRQALVKVAFAGYATPATGVVPPTIEFAQQYQPWPYNPAKARELLKEAGYPNGFSTTLWSSHNHSTAQKVLQFTQQQLAQVGIKAKVTAMDAGQRASEVEGKGQKESGVRMFYTGWSASTGEADWALSPLFASQNWPPTLFNTAFYSNPAVDKDLADALKTTDKTRKAALYKAAQDTLWKESPWVPLVVEKLVSAHSKSLTGFYMMPDTGFSFEDADIK, from the coding sequence ATGACACAACACATCGCACGCCGCTGGCTGGTCGCGGCAGGGCTGGCTTCTGTACTGGCCGCCGCACCCGCCTTTGCGCAGAAAGAGATTGTCGTGGCCGTGGGTTCCAGTTTCACCACGCTCGATCCGTATGACGCCAACGACACGCTCTCCCAGCAGGTCGCCAAATCGTTCTATCAGGGGCTGTTTGGCCTCGATAAATCGATGAAAGTGCAGAATGTGCTGGCGGAAAGCTACAGCGTGTCGGATGACGGGCTGGTCTATACCATCAAGCTGCGCAGCGGCGTTAAGTTCCAGGACGGCACCGATTTTAACGCCGCGGCGGTAAAGGTGAACCTCGATCGCGCCAGCAATCCGGATAACCACCTGAAGCGTTATAACCTGTATAAAAACATCGCCAGCACCGAGGCGGTGGACCCGACGACGGTAAAAATCACCCTGAAACAGCCGTTCTCGGCGTTTATCAATATTCTGGCGCACCCGGCGACCGCGATGATCTCTCCGGCGGCGCTGGAGAAATATGGCAAAGATATCGGTTTTCATCCGGTCGGCACCGGGCCATATGAACTGGTGACCTGGAACCCGACCGATTTTGTGAAGGTGAAGAAAAATACCCACTACTGGCAGCCGGGGCTGCCGAAGCTTGACGCCATCACCTGGCGCCCGGTGGTGGACAACAATACGCGCGCCTCGATGCTCCAAACCGGCGAAGCGCAGTTCGCCTTCCCGATCCCTTACGAGCAGGCCGCGCTGCTTGAGAAAAACAGCAAACTGGATCTGGTGGCAACGCCGTCAATCATGCAGCGCTATATCAGCATGAACGTGACCCAGAAGCCGTTCGATAACCCGAAAGTGCGTGAGGCGATTAACTACGCCATTAACCGTCAGGCGCTGGTAAAAGTAGCGTTCGCGGGTTACGCGACGCCTGCCACCGGCGTGGTGCCGCCGACGATTGAGTTCGCGCAGCAGTATCAGCCGTGGCCATACAACCCGGCCAAAGCGCGTGAGTTGCTGAAAGAAGCGGGCTATCCGAACGGCTTTAGCACCACGCTCTGGTCGTCGCATAACCACAGCACCGCCCAGAAGGTGTTGCAGTTTACGCAGCAGCAGCTGGCGCAGGTGGGCATTAAGGCGAAAGTGACGGCGATGGACGCGGGCCAGCGCGCCTCGGAAGTGGAAGGCAAAGGACAGAAAGAGAGCGGCGTGCGGATGTTCTACACCGGCTGGTCGGCGTCGACCGGCGAAGCCGACTGGGCGCTTTCTCCGCTTTTCGCCTCGCAGAACTGGCCGCCGACGCTGTTTAACACGGCGTTTTACAGCAACCCGGCGGTGGATAAAGATCTCGCCGACGCGCTGAAAACCACCGATAAAACCCGCAAGGCCGCGCTCTATAAAGCTGCGCAGGATACGCTGTGGAAGGAATCGCCCTGGGTGCCGCTGGTGGTGGAAAAACTGGTCTCTGCGCACAGCAAATCCCTGACCGGGTTTTACATGATGCCGGATACGGGCTTTAGTTTTGAGGACGCGGATATTAAATAA
- the gsiA gene encoding glutathione ABC transporter ATP-binding protein GsiA has translation MPKVDVLPEEQVLSVSGLSVRFKDESGTTDAVLQLSFSLKRGETLAIVGESGSGKSVTALSLMRLIEQAGGEMESGPLLLRRRSEQVIDLRTFSQKQMRDVRGADMAMIFQEPMTSLNPVFPVGEQIAESIRLHQGFGRERAMREAKRMLDLVRIPESEAMLARFPHQLSGGMRQRVMIAMALSCRPAVLIADEPTTALDVTIQAQILQLIRVLQQEMSMGVIFITHDMGVVANMADRVLVMYQGEAVESGSVEEIFRRPAHSYTRALLAAVPRLGAMNGTDLPRKFPLNHAPRSDMDPPDAEQDTVVPDSEPILQVRDLVTRFPVRSGIFNRVKREVHAVEKVSFDLWPGETLSLVGESGCGKSTTGRSLLRLVETQGGSITFGGRRIDTLSDSAMQAVRRDMQFIFQDPYASLDPRLTVGYSIMEPLLVHRLLDGEAARKRVAWLLERVGLKPEHASRYPHEFSGGQRQRICIARALALNPKVVIADESVSALDVSIRAQIINLLLDLQRDFGISFLFISHDMAVVERISHRVAVMYLGQIVEIGPRRAVFENPQHPYTRKLMAAVPVADPGHPRRQPVLLSDEIPSATRPKGDAPFVAPLVQVGQGHYVARHPVGATDHHF, from the coding sequence GTGCCTAAAGTTGACGTATTGCCTGAAGAGCAGGTGTTATCGGTTTCTGGCCTGAGCGTGCGTTTTAAAGACGAAAGCGGCACCACCGACGCGGTGCTGCAGCTCTCATTCAGCCTGAAGCGCGGCGAAACGCTGGCGATTGTCGGCGAATCCGGCTCGGGGAAATCGGTCACGGCGCTCTCGCTGATGCGTCTGATTGAACAGGCGGGCGGTGAGATGGAGAGCGGGCCGCTGCTGCTGCGCCGACGCAGCGAACAGGTGATTGACCTGCGCACCTTCAGCCAGAAACAGATGCGCGACGTGCGCGGCGCTGACATGGCGATGATTTTTCAGGAGCCGATGACTTCTCTGAACCCGGTCTTTCCGGTGGGTGAGCAGATCGCCGAATCCATTCGCCTACACCAGGGGTTCGGGCGCGAAAGAGCGATGCGCGAGGCCAAACGGATGCTCGATTTAGTGCGCATCCCGGAGTCGGAAGCAATGCTGGCGCGCTTTCCGCACCAGCTCTCCGGCGGAATGCGCCAGCGCGTAATGATTGCGATGGCGCTCTCGTGCCGCCCGGCGGTGCTGATTGCCGACGAACCCACCACGGCGCTGGACGTCACCATTCAGGCGCAAATCCTGCAGCTTATCCGCGTTTTGCAGCAGGAGATGTCGATGGGCGTGATTTTTATCACCCACGACATGGGCGTGGTCGCCAATATGGCTGACCGGGTGCTGGTGATGTATCAGGGCGAGGCCGTGGAATCCGGCAGCGTCGAGGAGATTTTCCGCCGTCCGGCACACTCGTATACCCGCGCTCTGCTGGCCGCCGTCCCGCGATTAGGCGCGATGAACGGCACCGATCTACCGCGTAAATTCCCGCTTAACCACGCGCCGCGTTCTGATATGGATCCGCCCGACGCCGAGCAGGATACGGTGGTGCCGGACAGTGAGCCGATTCTCCAGGTGCGCGATCTCGTCACGCGCTTTCCGGTGCGCAGCGGCATCTTTAACCGCGTGAAGCGCGAAGTTCACGCGGTAGAGAAAGTGAGTTTTGACCTCTGGCCCGGCGAAACGCTGTCGCTGGTGGGCGAATCGGGCTGCGGTAAATCGACCACCGGGCGCTCGCTGCTGCGGCTTGTTGAGACGCAGGGCGGCTCGATTACCTTTGGCGGCAGGCGCATCGATACGCTCTCCGACAGCGCGATGCAGGCGGTGCGCCGCGATATGCAGTTTATCTTTCAGGATCCTTACGCCTCGCTCGATCCGCGTCTGACGGTGGGCTATTCCATTATGGAGCCGCTGCTGGTGCACCGGCTGCTTGACGGCGAGGCGGCGCGCAAGCGCGTGGCGTGGCTGCTGGAGCGCGTGGGGCTGAAGCCCGAGCACGCGTCGCGTTACCCGCATGAGTTTTCCGGCGGCCAGCGCCAGCGTATCTGCATCGCGCGCGCGCTGGCGCTCAACCCGAAAGTGGTGATCGCCGATGAGTCGGTCTCCGCGCTTGATGTCTCAATTCGCGCGCAAATCATTAATTTGTTACTCGATTTACAGCGCGACTTCGGTATTTCGTTTCTGTTTATCTCACACGATATGGCGGTGGTGGAGCGCATCAGCCACCGCGTGGCGGTGATGTATCTCGGGCAGATTGTCGAGATAGGCCCGCGCCGCGCGGTGTTTGAAAACCCACAACACCCCTACACCCGCAAGCTGATGGCGGCTGTACCGGTGGCCGACCCTGGTCATCCGCGCCGCCAGCCTGTACTCCTTTCCGATGAGATCCCAAGCGCCACGCGCCCGAAAGGCGACGCGCCGTTTGTCGCGCCGCTGGTGCAGGTGGGGCAGGGACATTATGTGGCGCGTCATCCCGTCGGGGCGACGGACCACCATTTTTAA
- the moeA gene encoding molybdopterin molybdotransferase MoeA, producing MEPTAGLMSLETALEEMLSRIVPLSETQTLPLLKSMGRVTARAVTSPLDVPGFDNAAMDGYAVRLADLASGEWLPVAGKAFAGQPFSGEWPAGTVIRIMTGAPVPPGCEAVIMQEEAQTSDAGVRFTADVRAGQHIRRRGEDIRQGAVVMEAGQKLSAAELPLLASLGIAEVDVVRKPRVAIFSTGDELQLPGQPLAEGQIYDTNRLAVHLMLDALGCDVVNLGIIRDDPDALRAAFLEADREADLVLSSGGVSVGEADYTKTLLEELGEIGFWKLAIKPGKPFAFGRLSSSWFCGLPGNPVSAAVTFYQLVRPLLAKLSGQKDIFAPRLRVRAATRLKKSPGRLDFQRGVLLTGADGMPEVMSTGHQGSHIFSSFTQGNCFIVLERERGNVEPGEWVEVELFNHLFGG from the coding sequence ATGGAACCGACCGCCGGACTGATGTCCCTGGAAACCGCCCTTGAGGAGATGCTCTCCCGCATCGTTCCCCTGAGTGAGACGCAAACGCTGCCGCTGTTAAAAAGCATGGGCCGGGTGACGGCGCGCGCCGTGACCTCGCCACTGGACGTACCGGGCTTTGATAACGCCGCGATGGATGGCTACGCCGTGCGTCTCGCCGATCTCGCGTCCGGCGAGTGGCTGCCGGTGGCGGGCAAAGCGTTCGCAGGCCAGCCGTTTAGCGGCGAATGGCCTGCGGGCACGGTTATCCGCATCATGACCGGCGCGCCGGTGCCACCGGGCTGTGAAGCCGTCATCATGCAGGAAGAGGCGCAGACCAGCGACGCGGGCGTGCGCTTTACCGCTGACGTGCGCGCGGGCCAGCACATCCGCCGTCGCGGCGAAGATATTCGCCAGGGCGCGGTGGTCATGGAAGCAGGCCAGAAACTGAGCGCCGCCGAACTGCCGCTGCTCGCCTCGCTCGGCATTGCGGAAGTGGACGTGGTGCGCAAGCCGCGCGTCGCGATTTTCTCCACCGGCGATGAACTCCAGCTCCCCGGCCAGCCGCTGGCGGAAGGCCAGATTTACGACACCAACCGTCTTGCGGTACACCTGATGCTCGACGCGCTCGGTTGTGACGTGGTGAACCTCGGCATTATTCGCGACGACCCGGACGCCCTGCGCGCCGCGTTCCTGGAAGCCGACCGCGAGGCCGACCTGGTGTTAAGCTCCGGCGGCGTCTCCGTCGGCGAAGCGGACTACACCAAAACGCTGCTGGAAGAGCTTGGCGAAATCGGCTTCTGGAAGCTCGCCATCAAGCCTGGTAAACCGTTCGCCTTTGGCCGCCTTTCCAGTAGCTGGTTCTGCGGTCTGCCGGGCAACCCCGTTTCCGCCGCCGTCACGTTCTATCAACTGGTGCGCCCGCTGCTTGCGAAACTGAGCGGCCAGAAAGATATTTTCGCGCCGCGCCTGCGCGTGCGGGCGGCGACGCGGCTGAAAAAATCCCCCGGACGGCTCGATTTCCAGCGCGGCGTGCTGCTCACCGGCGCAGATGGCATGCCAGAAGTGATGAGCACCGGTCATCAGGGCTCGCATATTTTCAGCTCCTTCACCCAGGGCAACTGCTTTATCGTGCTGGAGCGCGAGCGCGGCAACGTTGAGCCGGGCGAGTGGGTTGAGGTGGAGCTGTTTAATCACCTGTTCGGAGGCTGA
- the moeB gene encoding molybdopterin-synthase adenylyltransferase MoeB, whose amino-acid sequence MTEALSDAEMLRYNRQIILRDFDFDGQERLKAASVLVVGLGGLGCAAAPYLAAAGTGRLTLLDFDTVALSNLQRQVLHRDATIGQPKVESAREALAAINPHCVIETVNAQLDDAALAALIARHDLVLDCTDNVATRNQLNAACFHHKVPLVSGAAIRMEGQISVFTWQPGEPCYRCLSRLFGENALTCVEAGVMAPLVGVIGSLQAMEAIKVLARYGEPCAGKLVIYDALRTQFREMKLARNPRCEVCGDGH is encoded by the coding sequence ATGACCGAGGCGTTAAGCGATGCCGAGATGCTGCGCTATAACCGGCAAATTATCCTGCGGGATTTCGATTTTGACGGCCAGGAACGGCTGAAGGCCGCCAGCGTGCTGGTGGTGGGCCTCGGCGGTCTTGGCTGCGCGGCCGCGCCTTATTTAGCGGCGGCGGGCACCGGCAGGCTGACGCTGCTTGATTTCGATACCGTCGCGCTCTCCAATCTCCAGCGCCAGGTGTTGCACCGCGACGCCACTATCGGCCAGCCGAAGGTGGAATCGGCGCGTGAGGCGCTTGCTGCCATTAACCCGCACTGCGTTATCGAAACGGTAAACGCGCAACTGGATGACGCCGCGCTCGCGGCGCTTATCGCCCGCCATGACCTGGTGCTCGACTGCACCGATAACGTGGCGACGCGCAATCAGCTTAACGCCGCCTGTTTTCATCATAAGGTGCCGCTGGTCTCCGGCGCGGCTATCCGCATGGAGGGCCAGATCAGCGTCTTTACGTGGCAGCCCGGCGAGCCGTGCTACCGCTGCCTGAGCCGTCTTTTTGGCGAAAACGCGCTGACCTGCGTGGAAGCGGGCGTAATGGCCCCACTGGTGGGCGTAATTGGTTCGTTACAGGCGATGGAAGCCATCAAAGTGCTGGCGCGCTACGGCGAACCGTGCGCCGGAAAGCTGGTTATCTATGACGCGCTGCGCACGCAGTTTCGCGAAATGAAACTGGCGCGCAACCCGCGCTGCGAGGTCTGCGGCGACGGGCATTAA